The following are from one region of the Prochlorococcus marinus str. SB genome:
- a CDS encoding NAD(P)H dehydrogenase subunit NdhS, with translation MELSTKPILPGSFVVVKDTNSIYRGYKGFVQRVTKKRAAVLFEGGNWDKLITFQLANLEIV, from the coding sequence ACTAAACCCATACTCCCAGGATCTTTTGTTGTTGTAAAAGACACCAATTCTATTTATAGAGGATATAAAGGGTTTGTACAAAGAGTTACAAAAAAAAGAGCAGCGGTTCTTTTTGAAGGAGGTAATTGGGATAAACTCATAACTTTTCAGCTAGCGAATTTAGAAATAGTATAA
- a CDS encoding ribonuclease III family protein: MTNIIDAKRITQITTFLKSLNIKSERFSEIIRTQNISIIQDINQAFIHSSEDKILNYEKLEFFGDAVLRLAASNFIEKKYPQMSVGERSELRAQIVSDEWLTKLGGKIDIEKLIIKGPEALGDENSKNTIIGEATEALIGAVYKCFNSIREVNLWLDDIWEEDSEIFLRAPYKFKSKTVLQEWCQSKGFDLPVYKIIEVSKKNGDPKRFSCDIFIEGLKESSAFGKSHKQAETNAARVLIEKFLTIGKI; this comes from the coding sequence ATGACAAATATAATTGACGCAAAGCGGATTACTCAAATAACTACTTTTTTAAAGTCTTTAAATATTAAATCAGAAAGATTTTCTGAAATAATTAGAACTCAAAATATTTCAATTATTCAAGATATTAATCAAGCATTTATCCACTCTTCGGAGGACAAAATATTAAATTATGAAAAACTAGAATTTTTCGGAGATGCAGTTCTTAGATTAGCGGCTTCTAATTTTATTGAAAAAAAATATCCTCAAATGAGTGTAGGAGAAAGATCAGAGTTAAGAGCACAAATTGTAAGTGATGAATGGTTAACTAAATTAGGGGGAAAAATTGATATAGAAAAATTAATAATTAAAGGACCTGAAGCTCTTGGTGACGAAAATTCAAAAAATACTATTATTGGTGAAGCTACAGAAGCTTTGATCGGTGCTGTTTACAAGTGCTTTAATTCCATTCGGGAAGTAAATCTTTGGTTAGATGATATTTGGGAGGAAGATTCAGAAATATTTTTAAGAGCTCCATATAAATTCAAATCAAAAACAGTATTGCAAGAGTGGTGTCAAAGCAAAGGTTTTGATTTACCAGTCTATAAAATAATTGAAGTCTCAAAGAAAAATGGTGACCCCAAAAGATTTTCTTGCGATATATTTATCGAAGGATTAAAAGAATCATCAGCATTCGGCAAATCCCATAAGCAAGCAGAAACTAATGCAGCTAGAGTTTTGATAGAAAAATTTCTTACTATTGGTAAAATCTAA
- a CDS encoding glycogen/starch/alpha-glucan phosphorylase — translation MANPMNSNEPFDLRLPTPGCYLDPEKAGMDSDAVFQGMTAHLFYTLGKLATSASPHDLYMALSYAVKDRLMTRYLASQEVIRKKPQKTVAYLSAEFLIGPQLSNNLLNLGITQEAEDALKRFGIESLSTILEVEEEPGLGNGGLGRLAACYMESLASLQVPAVGYGIRYEFGIFNQLIRDGWQVEVTDKWLKGGWPWELPQPDESCFVGFGGRTESYRDDKGNYRSRWIPSEHAIGVPHDVPVLGYRVNTCDRLRLWRADATESFDFYAFNIGDYYGAVEEKVASETLSKVLYPNDGTDEGRRLRLKQQHFFVSCSLQDMLRSLEKRSIAITEFPKHWTVQLNDTHPAIAVAELMRLLIDQYQIGWDKAWNITTSSVAYTNHTLLPEALEKWDLGLFNDLLPRHLEIIYEINWRFLQQLRLRYPGDDKILQKLSIIDEEGSKSVRMAHLATIGAHHINGVAALHSDLIKRQLLPEFASLWPEKFTNVTNGVTPRRWVALSNPSLSSLLEEEVGPNWITNMELLKKLEEKKDDNNFLQKFEETKLNGKRKLASFIHSKTGILVDPSSLFDVQVKRIHQYKRQHLNALQIIAQYLRIKNGTNKYEVPRTIIFGGKAAPGYFMAKLMIRFINGIADVVNSDPDMDGLLRVVFLPDYNVKLGEIVYPATDLSEQISTAGKEASGTGNMKFAMNGALTIGTLDGANVELRDLVKKENFFLFGKTESEIMDLKNNNYSPKTFIDQCQELKEVIRLIEIGHFSNGDKELFKPLLNSLTGHDPFFVMADFEDFLNKQDVVSECWNNKKSWNKMALLNTARSGYFSSDRSIREYCKSIWKVSPMPVKITCDVEELTN, via the coding sequence ATGGCTAATCCAATGAATTCCAACGAACCCTTTGATCTGCGCTTGCCTACACCAGGCTGCTATCTAGATCCCGAGAAAGCTGGCATGGATTCAGATGCTGTTTTTCAAGGAATGACAGCCCATCTTTTCTACACTCTTGGAAAGTTAGCAACCTCTGCAAGTCCTCACGATTTGTACATGGCTTTAAGTTATGCAGTTAAAGATAGGCTGATGACAAGATATTTAGCCAGCCAAGAAGTCATAAGAAAAAAACCTCAAAAAACAGTTGCTTACTTATCAGCAGAATTTTTAATAGGCCCTCAATTAAGTAATAATCTTCTTAATCTTGGAATAACTCAAGAGGCAGAAGATGCTTTAAAAAGATTTGGCATTGAATCATTGTCAACAATTCTTGAAGTTGAAGAGGAGCCTGGATTAGGTAATGGTGGACTTGGCAGACTTGCCGCATGTTATATGGAATCATTAGCATCTCTACAAGTTCCAGCAGTCGGTTATGGTATTCGATATGAATTTGGCATATTCAATCAGTTAATAAGAGATGGTTGGCAAGTTGAAGTAACTGACAAATGGTTAAAAGGGGGCTGGCCATGGGAACTTCCACAACCTGATGAATCATGTTTTGTAGGTTTTGGAGGGAGAACTGAAAGTTATAGAGATGATAAAGGGAACTACAGATCAAGATGGATTCCCTCAGAACATGCAATTGGAGTACCTCATGACGTTCCAGTTTTAGGATACAGAGTAAATACATGTGACAGATTAAGATTATGGAGAGCAGATGCAACAGAAAGTTTTGACTTTTATGCATTCAATATTGGTGATTATTATGGTGCAGTCGAAGAAAAAGTTGCATCTGAAACTCTATCAAAAGTTCTATATCCAAATGATGGAACTGACGAAGGCAGAAGATTAAGACTCAAACAACAACACTTTTTTGTAAGTTGTTCTCTTCAAGATATGTTGAGAAGCCTTGAAAAAAGATCAATAGCAATAACAGAATTCCCTAAGCATTGGACAGTTCAACTAAATGATACCCATCCTGCTATTGCAGTTGCAGAATTAATGAGACTTCTTATTGACCAATATCAAATAGGTTGGGATAAAGCTTGGAACATAACAACCTCTTCAGTGGCATATACCAACCATACATTACTTCCAGAAGCTTTAGAAAAATGGGATTTAGGTTTATTTAATGATCTTCTTCCTCGTCATCTAGAAATTATTTATGAAATTAATTGGAGATTTCTACAACAATTAAGACTACGTTATCCAGGTGATGACAAAATCCTTCAAAAACTTTCAATAATTGATGAAGAAGGATCCAAATCAGTTCGGATGGCTCATTTAGCTACAATTGGAGCTCATCACATAAATGGTGTTGCAGCTCTCCACTCAGATCTAATAAAAAGACAACTTTTGCCTGAATTCGCATCTCTGTGGCCTGAAAAATTTACAAATGTAACTAACGGAGTTACTCCACGGAGATGGGTTGCCCTTTCAAATCCATCACTATCGAGCCTTTTAGAAGAAGAAGTGGGTCCGAACTGGATAACCAACATGGAACTTCTTAAGAAGTTAGAAGAAAAAAAAGATGACAACAATTTTTTGCAAAAGTTTGAGGAAACAAAATTAAATGGCAAAAGAAAATTAGCCAGCTTTATTCATTCAAAAACTGGAATACTTGTAGATCCATCAAGTTTATTTGATGTTCAAGTTAAAAGAATTCATCAATATAAAAGGCAACATTTAAACGCACTACAAATTATTGCCCAATATTTAAGAATCAAAAATGGTACAAACAAGTATGAAGTCCCTAGAACAATAATATTCGGAGGTAAAGCTGCACCAGGTTACTTTATGGCAAAGCTGATGATTAGATTCATAAATGGTATTGCTGATGTAGTTAATTCTGATCCAGATATGGATGGTTTATTAAGAGTTGTCTTTCTACCAGACTACAACGTTAAACTTGGTGAAATAGTTTATCCTGCAACTGATCTTTCAGAACAAATCTCAACTGCTGGAAAAGAAGCTTCTGGAACTGGAAATATGAAGTTTGCCATGAATGGAGCTTTAACCATTGGAACCTTAGATGGAGCAAATGTTGAATTAAGAGATCTTGTGAAAAAAGAGAATTTCTTTCTTTTTGGTAAAACTGAAAGCGAAATTATGGACTTAAAAAATAATAACTACTCTCCCAAAACTTTTATTGATCAATGTCAAGAGCTCAAAGAGGTTATACGCCTAATTGAAATTGGTCACTTTAGCAATGGGGATAAAGAATTATTTAAACCTTTATTAAATAGCCTTACAGGACATGACCCATTTTTTGTTATGGCTGACTTTGAAGATTTCTTAAATAAACAAGATGTTGTCAGTGAATGCTGGAATAATAAAAAATCTTGGAACAAAATGGCATTATTAAATACTGCTAGATCAGGATATTTTTCTTCAGATAGATCTATCAGAGAGTACTGCAAATCTATTTGGAAAGTATCTCCAATGCCTGTTAAAATTACTTGCGACGTCGAAGAACTAACTAATTGA
- a CDS encoding cation:proton antiporter produces the protein MYSLLAELSAHDLEVAETLIGVIRFLLIFLAARALAEVLVRLSLPTIVGELLAGVVIGASGFHLLIPPSAGTELNEGLVNVISSLASIPPEAVPDVYFESFPSLQAVATLGLYALLFLTGLESELEELVAVGAQAFTVAMAGVILPFAFGTLGLMFIFQVDLIPAVFAGASMTATSIGITASVFGELGYLKTREGQIVIGAAVLDDILGIVILAVVVALAAGGTLEIAPIVKLVAAAVVFVIAAIALSRTAAPGFDWLLDRLKAPGAVVVASFVILVLCCFVATAIGLEAALGAFAAGLILSSSKNNHAIQQSVLPLVSLFATIFFVLVGAGMDLSVINPLDPTSRSALVVAGFLLVVAIIGKIAAGWVFSSDKPTNRLVVGLGMMPRGEVGLIFLGLGTSAKLLTPSLEAAILLMVIGTTFLAPVLLRIVLKDKPPNDGNKISDDVAADPVGLL, from the coding sequence ATGTACTCTTTACTTGCTGAATTAAGTGCACATGATTTAGAAGTTGCTGAAACGTTGATAGGAGTTATAAGGTTTCTATTGATATTTTTAGCTGCAAGAGCATTAGCAGAAGTATTAGTAAGACTGAGTTTGCCCACAATAGTAGGTGAGCTTCTTGCAGGAGTTGTAATAGGGGCATCAGGATTTCATTTGTTGATACCGCCTTCAGCTGGAACCGAATTAAATGAAGGACTTGTAAATGTTATTAGTTCTTTAGCGTCAATTCCCCCAGAAGCTGTACCAGATGTTTATTTCGAAAGTTTTCCGTCCCTGCAAGCAGTAGCGACTCTGGGATTATATGCTCTTTTATTTTTAACAGGTTTAGAAAGTGAGTTGGAGGAATTAGTAGCTGTTGGAGCTCAGGCTTTCACTGTTGCGATGGCTGGTGTAATTTTACCGTTTGCCTTTGGAACTCTTGGATTAATGTTTATTTTCCAAGTAGATCTAATTCCAGCAGTTTTTGCTGGAGCATCTATGACGGCAACTAGTATAGGAATTACTGCAAGTGTTTTTGGTGAGTTGGGTTATTTGAAAACTAGAGAAGGACAGATTGTTATTGGTGCAGCAGTGTTAGACGATATCTTAGGAATTGTTATTCTGGCAGTTGTAGTAGCCCTTGCTGCCGGAGGCACTTTAGAAATTGCTCCTATCGTTAAATTAGTTGCAGCAGCTGTAGTATTCGTTATTGCTGCTATTGCATTAAGTAGAACAGCCGCTCCAGGTTTTGATTGGTTATTAGATAGATTAAAGGCTCCAGGAGCCGTAGTAGTAGCTTCTTTTGTGATACTTGTATTGTGTTGTTTCGTGGCAACAGCCATTGGATTGGAAGCAGCTTTAGGTGCTTTTGCAGCTGGATTAATTCTAAGTAGTTCTAAAAATAACCACGCAATTCAGCAATCCGTTTTACCTTTAGTATCCTTATTCGCAACTATTTTCTTTGTATTAGTTGGAGCGGGAATGGATTTATCAGTTATCAATCCACTTGATCCAACAAGTAGATCAGCTCTTGTAGTTGCAGGATTTTTATTAGTTGTTGCGATTATTGGAAAAATTGCAGCTGGATGGGTATTTTCAAGTGATAAACCTACAAATAGATTAGTTGTAGGTTTGGGTATGATGCCTAGAGGAGAGGTTGGTTTAATTTTTCTTGGGCTAGGAACAAGCGCTAAGTTATTAACTCCTTCTCTTGAAGCAGCTATTTTATTAATGGTTATAGGAACTACATTTCTTGCACCTGTACTCTTAAGAATTGTTCTAAAAGATAAGCCCCCAAATGATGGCAATAAAATTTCAGATGATGTTGCAGCTGATCCTGTTGGTCTTCTTTAG
- a CDS encoding alpha/beta fold hydrolase: MEKSAQIDSSVNNNWNFLNYPIHTVSAKPEQTSKDCAILLIHGFGASTDHWRFNIPILSTKYEVHAMDLLGFGKSPKPQDVEYSGSLWKDQVVAYVKEKIKKPTIVVGNSLGGYAALAACAELNELNAGVILLNAAGYFSEEKTIKKNMLQTSIETVAGIFLKNIVLQRLIFENMRNPKNIKKTLNQVYVDKKNVDDFLVESIRKPSLDFGAFNVFRSVFNPSGPQGLPLDKLFAKLNAPLLLLWGGKDPWMNTPKKRNLYKKFTPKNTKEIILEAGHCPHDEIPELVNQHILDWVDSL, from the coding sequence ATGGAAAAGTCAGCTCAGATAGATAGTAGTGTTAATAATAACTGGAATTTTTTAAATTACCCAATTCATACAGTTTCCGCTAAGCCCGAGCAAACATCAAAAGATTGTGCAATTTTATTAATTCATGGTTTCGGTGCTTCTACGGATCATTGGAGATTTAATATTCCTATTTTGAGTACAAAATACGAAGTTCATGCTATGGATTTACTCGGTTTTGGAAAAAGTCCTAAGCCTCAAGACGTCGAATACTCAGGATCTTTATGGAAAGATCAGGTTGTCGCTTATGTAAAAGAGAAAATAAAAAAACCTACAATTGTTGTTGGAAATTCATTAGGTGGTTATGCCGCATTAGCAGCTTGTGCAGAATTAAATGAGCTAAACGCAGGAGTGATCTTACTTAATGCTGCTGGATATTTTAGTGAAGAAAAAACTATCAAAAAGAATATGTTGCAAACTTCAATTGAAACAGTTGCCGGCATATTTTTGAAAAATATTGTTCTTCAACGTTTGATTTTTGAAAATATGAGAAATCCAAAAAATATTAAAAAAACGTTGAATCAAGTTTATGTTGATAAAAAAAATGTTGATGATTTTTTAGTTGAGTCAATAAGAAAGCCTTCTCTAGATTTCGGAGCTTTTAATGTTTTTAGAAGTGTATTTAACCCATCAGGTCCTCAGGGATTGCCCTTGGATAAGCTATTCGCAAAACTAAATGCACCATTATTACTTCTTTGGGGAGGGAAAGATCCATGGATGAATACTCCAAAAAAAAGAAATCTATATAAAAAATTTACACCAAAGAATACAAAAGAAATTATTCTTGAAGCAGGACATTGTCCTCATGATGAGATACCTGAATTAGTTAATCAGCATATTTTGGATTGGGTTGATTCTCTTTAA
- a CDS encoding galactose mutarotase, producing MKLELSNKDQGIFVFQLDKNNYIKFCPERGGVITNWVSDGNEILYFDETRFMDKTKSIRGGIPILFPICGNLNTSSSVFGNGYLQLPQHGFARDLKWQYSFNENEKFLCLFLNESKKTKKYYPFDFELKIEVILKINSLEFEITIHNKTDFAMPINFGLHPYFKISDFKNLEFVDNPLNCQDQVRNTLSNTLDELNKINLGVDLLMYTSGRSSFRDKIFKREVTLNHPYPFDLGVIWSDPPRRMICLEPWTSPRNSFVDGFRNIMIPSNDSKRLNASIQIKSLK from the coding sequence GTGAAACTTGAATTATCTAATAAGGACCAAGGAATTTTTGTCTTTCAATTGGATAAAAATAATTACATTAAATTTTGTCCTGAAAGAGGAGGTGTTATTACAAATTGGGTTTCGGATGGTAATGAAATACTTTATTTCGATGAAACAAGATTTATGGATAAGACAAAAAGTATTAGGGGAGGCATTCCAATCTTGTTTCCAATTTGTGGAAATCTCAATACCTCTAGTTCAGTATTTGGAAATGGTTATTTGCAATTACCACAACATGGTTTCGCTAGGGATTTGAAATGGCAATACTCCTTCAATGAAAATGAAAAATTTTTATGTTTATTCTTAAATGAATCTAAAAAAACCAAAAAATATTATCCTTTCGATTTCGAACTAAAAATAGAAGTTATCTTAAAAATTAACTCTTTAGAATTTGAAATTACAATCCATAACAAAACAGACTTTGCTATGCCTATAAATTTTGGTTTGCATCCTTATTTTAAAATTTCAGATTTCAAAAATTTAGAGTTTGTTGATAATCCACTTAATTGTCAGGATCAAGTAAGAAATACTTTAAGTAATACTTTGGATGAATTAAATAAAATTAATTTAGGAGTTGATCTACTTATGTATACTTCCGGTAGAAGCTCTTTTCGAGATAAAATTTTTAAAAGAGAGGTAACTTTAAATCATCCATATCCTTTTGATTTAGGCGTTATTTGGAGTGATCCTCCAAGAAGAATGATATGTCTTGAACCTTGGACTAGTCCCCGAAATTCTTTTGTTGATGGATTTAGAAACATTATGATTCCTTCAAATGATAGTAAAAGGTTAAATGCCTCAATACAAATAAAATCTCTTAAGTAA